From the genome of Vicia villosa cultivar HV-30 ecotype Madison, WI linkage group LG2, Vvil1.0, whole genome shotgun sequence, one region includes:
- the LOC131652849 gene encoding mini zinc finger protein 2-like, translating into MRKRQVVVRRSEEPQRSAVKYGECQKNHAANVGGYAVDGCREFMANGEEGTDGALTCAACGCHRNFHKRELVETESVSECSNGT; encoded by the coding sequence atgagGAAGAGACAGGTGGTTGTGAGAAGATCAGAGGAACCACAAAGAAGTGCTGTGAAATATGGAGAGTGTCAGAAGAATCATGCAGCTAATGTTGGAGGTTATGCAGTTGATGGTTGCAGAGAGTTCATGGCAAATGGTGAAGAAGGAACAGATGGTGCTCTCACTTGTGCTGCTTGTGGTTGTCACAGAAACTTTCACAAAAGAGAGTTAGTTGAAACTGAATCTGTCTCTGAATGTTCAAATGGTACTTGA